A part of Prevotella melaninogenica genomic DNA contains:
- a CDS encoding SPFH domain-containing protein: MDMIAYVLIAIVVLALVFAKMSIVIISQSETKIIERLGKYYATLQPGINIIIPFIDHAKDIVALRAGRYTYTNSIDLREQVYDFDRQNVITKDNIQMQINALLYFQIIDPFKAVYEINNLPNAIEKLTQTTLRNIIGEMELDQTLTSRDTINTKLRAVLDDATNKWGIKVNRVELQDITPPASVSEAMEKQMQAERNKRATILTSEGQKQSAILQSEGEKQAAINRAEANKQQQILIAEGEAEARIRKAEAEAIAIQKITDAVGKSTNPANYLIAQKYIQMLTELAQNNNQKTVYLPFEASNLMGSIGGIKDMFK, encoded by the coding sequence ATGGATATGATAGCTTATGTGCTAATTGCTATTGTTGTGTTAGCACTCGTTTTTGCCAAGATGTCAATTGTGATTATCTCACAAAGTGAAACTAAGATTATTGAACGTCTTGGTAAGTATTACGCAACCCTTCAACCCGGTATCAACATCATTATTCCTTTCATTGACCATGCTAAGGATATTGTGGCATTGCGTGCAGGACGTTATACCTATACTAACTCAATTGATTTGCGTGAGCAGGTGTATGACTTCGATCGCCAGAATGTAATCACAAAGGATAATATTCAGATGCAGATTAATGCACTGCTTTATTTCCAGATTATTGATCCGTTTAAGGCTGTTTATGAAATTAATAACCTCCCAAATGCTATTGAGAAGTTAACACAGACAACGCTTCGTAACATCATTGGTGAGATGGAACTTGACCAGACTCTTACTTCACGTGATACAATTAATACTAAGTTGCGTGCCGTTCTTGATGATGCAACAAATAAGTGGGGAATCAAGGTAAATCGTGTTGAGCTCCAAGATATTACTCCTCCAGCAAGTGTTTCGGAGGCAATGGAGAAGCAGATGCAGGCTGAACGTAATAAGCGTGCAACGATTCTTACCAGTGAAGGACAGAAGCAGTCGGCTATTCTCCAGTCAGAAGGTGAGAAGCAAGCAGCTATCAACCGTGCTGAAGCTAACAAGCAGCAGCAGATTCTGATTGCAGAAGGTGAGGCAGAGGCTCGTATTCGTAAGGCTGAAGCTGAGGCAATTGCTATTCAGAAGATTACTGATGCTGTTGGAAAGAGCACGAATCCAGCAAACTATCTTATTGCACAGAAGTATATTCAGATGCTTACAGAACTCGCTCAGAACAATAATCAGAAGACTGTTTACCTGCCATTTGAGGCAAGTAATCTGATGGGTTCTATTGGTGGAATTAAAGATATGTTTAAGTGA
- a CDS encoding UDP-N-acetyl glucosamine 2-epimerase, with protein sequence MKKLCIFCGARPNFIKVAPIIRVINRLSEENSSHKVSYSLVYAGSADDPTLEDKLFENLSIRRPDVFLGVECENLNELTGQVMSKFEKYLQENPTDVVIVVDDLASTMAAAIVTKKQAITLAHIAAGTRSFDITMPKEINRLVIDGLSDILFTAGFSNNSIANKEGAELSKVYMVGNILIDNIRYDRERIEGMKLSDINELAGLPLKEGNYLVFTLNRKALLADQENLERMLHALSETAGDMPIIAPLRDSAVQVIMALSLKKNIKLHNLHIVKPLGYLEFAYLTAHAKGIITDSGNVAEEATFNGVPCITLNSYTEHIETAKVGSNVLVGEDPELLRSALSDMVSGTWKKCGVPERWDGRSAERVVQILLERH encoded by the coding sequence ATGAAAAAACTTTGTATCTTTTGTGGTGCACGCCCTAACTTTATAAAGGTTGCACCAATTATCAGGGTAATCAATAGACTTTCTGAGGAGAATAGTTCTCATAAGGTTTCTTATTCATTGGTCTATGCGGGTAGTGCGGATGATCCTACACTTGAAGATAAGCTCTTTGAAAATCTCTCTATTCGTAGACCAGATGTTTTCCTTGGTGTTGAATGTGAGAATTTGAACGAACTTACAGGTCAGGTGATGTCTAAGTTTGAGAAGTATCTGCAAGAGAATCCAACCGATGTGGTTATCGTTGTAGACGATCTTGCTTCTACAATGGCTGCTGCTATTGTAACTAAGAAGCAGGCAATCACACTTGCGCATATTGCAGCTGGTACTCGTTCGTTTGATATTACGATGCCTAAGGAAATCAATCGCTTGGTAATTGATGGTCTTTCAGACATACTTTTTACAGCCGGATTTAGCAACAACAGCATTGCTAATAAGGAAGGTGCAGAACTCTCGAAGGTTTATATGGTGGGTAATATCCTCATTGATAATATTCGCTATGACCGTGAACGAATTGAAGGTATGAAACTTTCTGATATCAACGAGTTGGCTGGCTTACCTTTGAAGGAGGGTAACTATCTTGTCTTTACACTGAATCGTAAGGCGTTGTTAGCTGACCAAGAGAATCTTGAGCGTATGTTACATGCATTGAGTGAGACTGCTGGTGATATGCCAATCATTGCTCCTCTTCGTGACTCAGCTGTACAAGTTATCATGGCACTTAGCTTGAAGAAGAATATTAAACTGCATAACCTTCACATCGTGAAGCCATTGGGTTATCTTGAGTTTGCTTATCTTACGGCTCATGCTAAGGGTATTATTACAGACTCTGGTAATGTTGCTGAGGAAGCAACATTCAATGGTGTGCCATGTATCACGCTCAATAGCTATACCGAGCATATTGAAACAGCAAAGGTTGGTTCTAATGTTCTGGTTGGTGAAGACCCAGAACTACTCCGTTCGGCGTTGTCTGATATGGTTTCAGGAACTTGGAAGAAGTGTGGTGTTCCAGAGCGTTGGGATGGTCGTTCAGCAGAACGTGTTGTGCAGATTCTACTTGAGCGTCATTAA
- a CDS encoding NfeD family protein — protein MMDYLIQNLWLTWLLVGLVCLILELMNGDLYLMCFAIGSLCASLTSAFTDSFVVQVVVFAVFSVLSIFLVRPVALKYLHQGADKRLSNAEALIGREGKVTDAIEAGGYGRVKIDGDSWKAQSIDGAAIDQGVAVRILRLDSIIATVERC, from the coding sequence ATGATGGATTATCTGATACAAAACCTGTGGTTAACATGGTTGTTAGTAGGTCTTGTTTGTCTGATTTTAGAGTTGATGAACGGAGACCTTTACCTTATGTGCTTTGCGATAGGTAGTTTATGTGCCTCACTTACTTCCGCATTCACGGATAGTTTTGTTGTTCAAGTTGTGGTATTTGCAGTCTTCTCTGTATTGAGTATTTTCTTAGTACGACCAGTTGCACTTAAATATCTTCATCAAGGTGCAGATAAAAGATTAAGTAATGCTGAAGCATTGATTGGTCGTGAAGGAAAGGTGACAGACGCTATTGAGGCTGGTGGATACGGCAGAGTAAAGATAGATGGTGACTCCTGGAAGGCGCAGTCTATTGATGGTGCTGCAATTGACCAAGGTGTTGCTGTACGTATTTTACGACTTGACTCTATAATTGCAACGGTTGAGCGTTGTTAG